A single window of Stigmatopora nigra isolate UIUO_SnigA chromosome 20, RoL_Snig_1.1, whole genome shotgun sequence DNA harbors:
- the nhsl2 gene encoding NHS-like protein 2 isoform X2 translates to MFWDRKNSTGNPQRRPKGRHRPKSATASTGPEAENVRRSSGGGSRIGEQRGSGEHGRGDGAAHPGSPWQQSVNIFGSWSRPECVEELHQQAQLNLQSLLQDFEEQLCEGKPAGQTFRRPPPDDKPPDFIFLPASKQLYEDETTSSVFGLRCLTSPSSSLSPSPCESDRPPSSWGSGPPISGPPVAEKPPWQLGRRPPTQDAVGEGGPFHGADLPSHTPSPLEDSLQPRSLETVTETPRQNLALRKIQSNLDSAGFCGKVDYFGTMDHSGLICSNTPSGTWNGPKGSTFSPGNWNEQYNYVAKKGPAVPPKQHSVIGHMGDGGQEGLMFVSNSQSETSGKQGVGRRSETEGAAADDRKVHQPGRGRGMSARSVAAANAFKFRERSLSTPTDSGSFCFTEIGAEQPSAGNGMSVEHNWQRDHFLGENYALLYPRGSSEDSTSTTDTVSVSASDYGPEGRSCLRPRSISLKKSKRKPPPPVRSVSLMKNLGQAEGRIHQQGGLHRDGRPKSLHIPRDHYPDFQPDFLTPTSKSGELNLGRGDRPPNLEVHVPERVVELTLPGPWQLGEWKANDPYRSLSGSSTATGTTVIECMKTRGSSESLLNSPATSRATSPSHLLAETDIKPSSPFKPPGLLSPSSGYSSQSETPTPTVPLGHSSNAGATLPGCKMRPKIPERKSSLPSPKDPTARSRLSFEMPGNAHPELSSLKPKQKASRRHSDTSAAARPGKMSPNSTRVPPVVSQNELKTIRLRSVSRGDLEDCPDGASDTIEEEQHCRDFDQDTSPPPTLPKPKPKPPVAIKPPLPRRPLNLLLKSQSSTPPLTPDSPPGSPVDRPVPLGNIYKVMKKPKPKKPLSQTQSNPPTIVDLTSTPPHPDQFLFDLPDPQPLLEETIPDPGLGDRLPLGPEDGGSLPFPCSNQEVLELQDKSKTLPSRMTVSCLAEVSDKKKPKVPPPVPKKPNVLLLPSTSQPETQTTPTDSPVGFPSPRDVSPPEYIPGSPPTSTRDENHLESYPLADSFADLEVKTSTTGEGVACDKTVLRIVEESDEDFLASTPATHTTEDLFTIIHRSKRKVLGRKEPCDSFGSRQSLTSPVKQTNLTVGGSIQRSSSRNENFMALLQKKGSKSSSAGTRVSAAELLKSTNPLARRATDGGEVQSAQ, encoded by the exons ACTTTGAGGAGCAGCTGTGCGAAGGAAAGCCGGCAGGTCAAACCTTCCGCCGCCCACCCCCCGACGACAAGCCGCCCGACTTCATCTTTCTG CCGGCGTCCAAGCAACTCTACGAGGATGAGACCACCTCCTCTGTTTTCGGACTGAGGTGTTTAACCAGCCCGTCTTCGTCCCTCTCGCCGTCCCCCTGCGAGTCTGACCGTCCCCCGTCTAGCTGGGGCTCCGGACCCCCCATCTCCGGACCCCCCGTCGCCGAGAAACCTCCCTGGCAACTTGGAAGACGCCCACCGACTCAAGACGCAGTag GTGAAGGGGGTCCATTTCATGGTGCGGACCTCCCAAGCCACACCCCCTCCCCGTTGGAGGACTCCCTTCAACCACGTTCCCTGGAAACCGTTACGGAAACCCCTCGCCAGAACTTAGCCTTGAGAAAGATCCAATCCAACTTGGACTCTGCAGGTTTTTGTGGCAAAGTGGACTACTTTGGAACCATGGATCACTCTGGTCTGATTTGCTCCAACACCCCCTCCGGGACTTGGAACGGGCCGAAGGGGTCTACGTTCTCGCCCGGAAATTGGAATGAACAGTACAACTACGTTGCCAAAAAGGGGCCAGCAGTCCCGCCTAAACAACACAGCGTCATTGGTCACATGGGAGATGGCGGTCAGGAAGGGTTGATGTTCGTTAGCAACTCGCAGTCCGAGACCTCCGGGAAGCAGGGGGTGGGCCGGAGAAGTGAGACGGAGGGGGCGGCGGCAGACGATAGGAAAGTCCACCAACCCGGTAGGGGGAGGGGCATGTCAGCACGTTCGGTAGCGGCGGCTAATGCCTTCAAGTTCCGGGAACGTTCTCTCTCCACGCCCACGGACTCTGGATCCTTTTGTTTTACGGAAATAGGGGCGGAGCAACCATCGGCGGGCAATGGGATGTCGGTAGAGCACAATTGGCAACGGGATCACTTCCTGGGGGAGAATTACGCCCTCCTCTACCCAAGAGGGAGCTCAGAAGACAGCACCAGTACTACCGATACCGTCTCCGTTTCGGCTTCGGACTACGGACCCGAAGGACGTTCGTGCCTACGCCCGCGATCCATTTCGCTGAAGAAGTCCAAGCGTAAGCCGCCTCCCCCGGTTAGGAGTGTCTCTCTGATGAAGAACCTGGGCCAAGCCGAGGGACGGATCCACCAACAAGGGGGACTCCATCGGGATGGACGACCCAAGAGCCTACACATCCCAAGAGACCATTACCCCGACTTCCAACCGGACTTCCTCACCCCTACCTCCAAATCCGGAGAGCTCAACCTTGGAAGGGGCGACCGACCCCCTAACTTGGAGGTCCACGTACCAGAGAGGGTGGTAGAATTGACCCTACCGGGTCCTTGGCAGCTTGGAGAGTGGAAAGCCAATGACCCCTACAG GTCTTTATCGGGGTCCAGTACCGCAACAGGGACGACTGTCATTGAATGTATGAAAACCAGAGGTAGCTCAGAGTCCCTGCTCAACTCGCCCGCTACCTCCAGAGCTACGTCACCCTCCCACCTCTTGGCGGAGACGGACATCAAGCCGTCTTCGCCCTTCAAACCACCCGGGCTCTTGTCCCCGTCAAGTGGCTATTCCAGTCAGTCCGAGACCCCTACCCCGACTGTACCGCTTGGCCACTCCTCCAACGCCGGGGCCACTCTACCAGGCTGTAAAATGCGCCCCAAGATCCCCGAGAGAAAGTCTTCGCTCCCATCGCCGAAAGATCCCACCGCCAGGTCCAGGTTGTCCTTTGAGATGCCGGGTAACGCCCACCCGGAGTTGTCGTCCCTCAAGCCGAAACAAAAAGCCAGTCGGCGGCATTCGGACACATCGGCGGCGGCAAGACCTGGCAAAATGAGTCCTAACTCTACCCGGGTTCCCCCCGTGGTTAGCCAGAACGAGCTGAAAACCATCCGCCTTCGTTCAGTCTCACGAGGCGATCTGGAGGACTGTCCAGACGGCGCATCCGATACCATCGAAGAAGAACAACACTGCCGAGACTTTGACCAAGACACCAGCCCGCCTCCTACTctacccaaacccaaacccaagcccCCAGTAGCTATCAAACCACCTCTCCCAAGACGTCCCCTTAACCTTCTTCTCAAATCACAGTCCTCAACACCCCCCCTGACCCCGGACTCCCCACCCGGGTCCCCCGTAGACCGCCCCGTCCCACTAGGCAACATCTACAAAGTCATGAAGaaacccaaacccaaaaaaCCTCTGTCCCAAACTCAATCCAACCCCCCTACAATCGTGGATCTCACCTCAACACCACCCCATCCAGACCAGTTTCTCTTTGACCTCCCAGACCCCCAACCCCTCTTGGAAGAAACCATACCAGATCCAGGTTTAGGTGACCGCCTTCCCTTGGGGCCAGAAGACGGAGGCTCCCTCCCCTTTCCCTGCAGTAACCAGGAAGTCCTTGAACTCCAGGACAAAAGCAAGACCCTCCCTTCAAGAATGACTGTCTCCTGTCTTGCCGAGGTCTCCGACAAAAAGAAACCCAAG GTTCCTCCACCAGTCCCCAAGAAGCCCAATGTCCTCCTCCTACCGTCAACCAGCCAACCAGAGACCCAGACCACACCCACAGACAGCCCGGTGGGCTTCCCGTCTCCCCGGGACGTCTCCCCTCCGGAATATATTCCCGGCAGTCCCCCAACGTCAACCAGGGACGAAAACCACTTGGAATCCTACCCCTTGGCGGACTCCTTTGCGGATCTAGAAGTCAAGACCTCAACCACAG GCGAGGGCGTGGCCTGCGATAAAACAGTTCTTCGCATCGTGGAGGAATCGGACGAGGACTTCCTcgccagcacccccgccacacACACAACCGAAGACCTGTTCACCATCATACACAG gtCCAAGCGAAAGGTTCTGGGTCGCAAAGAACCTTGCGACTCCTTTGGAAGCCGTCAAAGTCTAACATCCCCAGTTAAACAGACCAACCTGACTGTAGGGGGCAGTATCCAGAGATCCAGTTCCCGTAATGAGAACTTCATGGCTCTGCTCCAGAAAAAGGGGAGCAAGTCTTCCAGTGCCGGGACCAGGGTATCCGCCGCCGAACTCCTTAAAAGCACAAACCCGCTAGCACGCCGGGCGACCGATGGCGGCGAGGTCCAGTCCGCACAGTGA